One window of the Longimicrobiaceae bacterium genome contains the following:
- a CDS encoding type I polyketide synthase: MAEHSERDGHGDEIAVIGMAGRFSRAADVEAYWRNIRDGVECITFFTDDELRAVGVSEEQIADPAYVKAKGVLEQTEYFDAPFFGYSPREAEIMDPQTRHFLEVAWTALEHAGYDSETAEGPIGVYAGASSSSYMLYNTMVNPHGLYALGGLQASLLTGSGFVSTWTSYKLNLRGPSLSVSTACSTALVAIHVASQSLLNGECGMALAGGVGINTPVYTGYMYDEGGISSNDGHTRSFDADAKGTVSGSGLGVVVLKRLDDALADGDTVYAVIKGSAINNDGSMKIGYTAPSVDGQAEVIAEAQAIAGVKPESIGFVECHGSATPLGDPIEVTALTQAFRGSGAKPNSVAIGSVKSNLGHLDSAAGIAGFIKAVQSLRHKQIPPSLHFKRPNPQADFAAGPFYVPTEVRDWPRNGTPRRAGVSSFGIGGTNCHVVLEESPERTETEDRPWQLVILSAKTPSALDAATKNLVGYLRENPDANLADTAFTLQAGRRMFAHRRAAVVRDVADAASALAAMNPGRVSTGSGEPEEHPVVFMFPGEGAQHAGMGADLYEGEEAFRDAIDDCAAAFQKPLGADIRTLLYPTTEDAAGEAHARLMGPAMGQPGIFATSYALARLWMAWGVEPESMVGHGVGEYVAAALSGVLSLDDAAALVAERGRLMEEMAEGGLLVVGRPEAEVRQHMAGDTVVFSLEGPSLTVLTGPGEDVQETEQRLAAAGIGAQRQPVRHAPTASGLEAAAKTFAERAAKVRTGEASIPFVSGVTGKWITEGDAADATHWVRHLSGPVRFADAARELVSDSARILLEVGPGGLLSGSARAHPDRAPAQAVIPSMMRTFGDSDRAAVLKAVGALWIAGRRIDWRALAGTEERRRVPLPTYPFERRRYWLDAPGAPPREVVEEVAEASLPKEPGARTTHPRPNLQVEYVEPREDSERAIVAIWEELFGISPIGVYDNFFELGGHSLLGTQVVSRVRSVLEVELPVRVLFEGPTVAEMAEAVARGEGAGAGPVEAIQRADRGEDANDLLARIDDLSEEEMEALLAQLSAGEEEV; the protein is encoded by the coding sequence ATGGCGGAGCATTCGGAGCGGGACGGGCACGGAGACGAGATCGCCGTCATCGGGATGGCGGGGCGCTTCAGCCGCGCCGCCGACGTGGAGGCCTACTGGCGCAACATCCGCGACGGGGTGGAGTGCATCACCTTCTTCACCGACGACGAGCTGCGCGCCGTGGGGGTGAGCGAGGAGCAGATCGCCGACCCGGCGTACGTGAAGGCCAAGGGCGTGCTGGAGCAGACGGAGTACTTCGACGCCCCGTTCTTCGGCTACAGCCCGCGCGAGGCCGAGATCATGGACCCGCAGACGCGCCACTTCCTGGAGGTGGCGTGGACCGCGCTGGAGCACGCCGGCTACGACAGCGAGACGGCCGAGGGGCCCATCGGCGTGTACGCCGGGGCCAGCAGCAGCAGCTACATGCTGTACAACACCATGGTGAACCCGCACGGCCTGTACGCGCTGGGCGGCCTGCAGGCCAGCCTGCTCACCGGCAGCGGCTTCGTGAGCACGTGGACCAGCTACAAGCTGAACCTGCGCGGCCCCAGCCTCAGCGTCTCGACGGCCTGCTCCACCGCGCTGGTCGCCATCCACGTGGCCTCGCAGAGCCTGCTCAACGGCGAGTGCGGCATGGCCCTGGCCGGCGGCGTGGGCATCAACACCCCCGTCTACACCGGCTACATGTACGACGAGGGCGGCATCTCCAGCAACGACGGCCACACGCGCAGCTTCGACGCGGACGCCAAGGGCACCGTGTCCGGCAGCGGCCTGGGCGTGGTCGTCCTCAAGCGGCTGGACGACGCGCTGGCGGACGGCGACACCGTCTACGCAGTGATCAAGGGCTCGGCGATCAACAACGACGGGTCGATGAAGATCGGCTACACGGCGCCCAGCGTGGACGGCCAGGCCGAGGTGATCGCCGAGGCGCAGGCCATCGCCGGCGTGAAGCCGGAGAGCATCGGCTTCGTGGAGTGCCACGGCTCGGCCACGCCGCTGGGCGACCCCATCGAGGTCACGGCGCTCACGCAGGCTTTCCGCGGCAGCGGCGCCAAGCCGAACTCGGTCGCCATCGGATCCGTGAAGTCCAACCTGGGCCACCTGGACTCGGCGGCGGGCATCGCCGGCTTCATCAAGGCCGTGCAGTCGCTGCGCCACAAGCAGATCCCGCCCAGCCTGCACTTCAAGCGTCCCAACCCGCAGGCGGACTTCGCCGCCGGGCCGTTCTACGTGCCCACCGAGGTGCGCGACTGGCCCCGCAACGGCACCCCGCGCCGCGCCGGCGTGTCCAGCTTCGGCATCGGCGGCACCAACTGCCACGTGGTGCTCGAGGAGTCGCCGGAGCGTACGGAGACGGAGGACCGGCCGTGGCAGCTGGTCATCCTCTCCGCCAAGACGCCCAGCGCGCTCGACGCGGCGACGAAGAACCTGGTCGGCTACCTGCGCGAGAACCCGGACGCGAACCTGGCGGACACGGCGTTCACGCTCCAGGCCGGCCGGAGGATGTTCGCGCACCGGCGCGCCGCGGTCGTCCGTGACGTAGCGGACGCGGCGTCCGCCCTGGCCGCGATGAACCCGGGCCGCGTCTCCACCGGCTCCGGCGAGCCCGAGGAGCACCCCGTCGTCTTCATGTTCCCGGGCGAGGGCGCGCAGCACGCGGGCATGGGCGCGGACCTGTACGAGGGCGAGGAAGCCTTCCGCGACGCGATCGACGACTGCGCCGCGGCGTTCCAGAAGCCGCTCGGCGCCGACATCCGCACGCTGCTCTATCCCACGACCGAGGACGCCGCGGGCGAGGCGCACGCCAGGCTGATGGGGCCGGCGATGGGCCAGCCGGGGATCTTCGCCACCAGCTACGCGCTGGCGCGGCTTTGGATGGCGTGGGGCGTGGAGCCCGAGTCGATGGTGGGCCACGGCGTGGGCGAGTACGTCGCCGCTGCGCTCTCCGGCGTGCTGTCGCTGGACGACGCGGCGGCGCTGGTTGCCGAGCGCGGCCGGCTGATGGAGGAGATGGCCGAGGGCGGCCTGCTCGTGGTCGGCCGCCCGGAGGCGGAGGTCCGGCAGCACATGGCGGGCGACACGGTCGTCTTCTCCCTGGAAGGCCCGTCGCTCACCGTGCTCACCGGCCCGGGCGAGGACGTGCAGGAGACGGAGCAGCGTCTCGCCGCCGCGGGCATCGGCGCGCAGCGCCAGCCGGTGCGGCATGCACCCACGGCGTCGGGGTTGGAGGCCGCCGCCAAGACGTTCGCCGAGCGCGCCGCGAAGGTGCGCACGGGCGAGGCGTCGATCCCGTTCGTGAGCGGCGTCACGGGGAAGTGGATCACTGAGGGGGATGCGGCGGATGCGACGCACTGGGTGCGGCACCTTAGCGGGCCCGTGCGCTTCGCGGACGCGGCGCGCGAGCTGGTGTCGGACTCCGCGCGCATCCTGCTGGAGGTGGGCCCCGGCGGCCTGCTCTCCGGCTCGGCACGCGCGCATCCCGACCGCGCCCCCGCGCAGGCCGTGATCCCGTCGATGATGCGCACGTTCGGCGACTCGGACCGCGCGGCGGTGCTGAAGGCCGTGGGCGCGCTGTGGATCGCGGGGCGCCGCATCGACTGGCGGGCGCTGGCCGGCACGGAGGAGCGCCGCCGCGTGCCGCTTCCCACGTACCCGTTCGAGCGGCGCCGCTACTGGCTGGACGCGCCCGGCGCCCCGCCGCGCGAGGTGGTGGAGGAGGTGGCCGAGGCCTCGCTGCCGAAGGAGCCCGGCGCCCGGACGACCCACCCGCGCCCCAACCTGCAGGTCGAGTACGTGGAGCCGCGCGAGGACTCCGAGCGCGCCATCGTGGCCATCTGGGAGGAGCTGTTCGGCATCAGCCCCATCGGTGTGTACGACAACTTCTTCGAACTGGGCGGGCACTCGCTGCTGGGTACGCAGGTGGTGTCGCGCGTGCGGTCGGTGCTGGAGGTGGAGCTTCCGGTTCGCGTGCTCTTCGAGGGGCCCACCGTGGCCGAGATGGCCGAGGCGGTGGCCCGCGGTGAAGGCGCCGGGGCCGGGCCGGTGGAGGCGATCCAGCGCGCGGATCGCGGTGAGGACGCGAACGACCTGCTGGCCCGCATTGACGACCTGTCCGAAGAGGAGATGGAGGCGCTGCTGGCGCAGCTCTCGGCGGGCGAGGAAGAGGTTTAG